A window of the bacterium genome harbors these coding sequences:
- the ssb gene encoding single-stranded DNA-binding protein, which yields MYNRIILIGRLTRDPELRYVPSGAPVASFTLAVDRPFRDQQGNRETDFIDIVAWRKLAEQVSQYMSKGRMVAVEGRLQIRSYETQDGQKRKVAEVVADGIRFLDRGKPAGPPETQAAVVHEEAAPAGGTEDEDVPF from the coding sequence ATGTATAACCGGATTATCCTCATTGGCAGACTGACGCGGGATCCTGAGCTCCGGTACGTCCCGAGCGGTGCCCCGGTGGCCAGCTTCACACTGGCGGTCGACAGGCCATTTCGGGACCAGCAGGGCAACCGCGAAACCGACTTCATCGACATCGTCGCGTGGCGAAAACTGGCCGAGCAGGTCAGCCAATACATGTCGAAAGGCCGCATGGTTGCCGTGGAGGGCCGCCTCCAGATTCGCTCCTACGAGACCCAGGACGGTCAGAAGCGGAAAGTCGCCGAGGTGGTGGCCGACGGGATCAGGTTCCTGGACCGGGGGAAGCCGGCAGGTCCACCGGAGACTCAGGCGGCGGTGGTTCATGAAGAGGCCGCACCGGCCGGGGGGACCGAGGACGAGGATGTTCCATTTTAG
- a CDS encoding DUF2232 domain-containing protein: MKRPRSPAEVAGRALAADPGYPSARRQTRGLTEGAILAALAAVIAAVGLVVPPVAVLLAPLPVMLLVIRWGLRTAVLAAVVAGLILLQFFGPLVAVSITVIFAPIGLALGWGVRRGVGAQVTVLAGSAAFLLSTIGTFALTTFVLHQDLLGQLIQAQGQGMHQSVALLERFGAPQEKIDEIRLLADAQCWEHHCFPPPMEQSLRTVVPVGVALGALFWGYLCYTLGRSVFRRIGYEIPAVQPMLTWRLPRRLAMTLVWISAGLSGAGLFPDLSGMVLSAVLWFPDLSGMVLSAVLLNLFVFGFQGALVAVVWMNRRQFSRAMQIIAFAALISMQAGLALFGLAILGMLDTWYDFRRLTSSPGANPQPVPQPIAPPERSARGPRAKAAHPQ; this comes from the coding sequence ATGAAGCGACCGCGGTCGCCGGCGGAGGTGGCCGGCCGGGCGCTCGCCGCTGACCCGGGATACCCCTCCGCCCGCAGGCAAACCCGGGGTCTCACCGAAGGCGCGATTCTCGCCGCCCTCGCCGCAGTGATCGCGGCGGTGGGACTCGTCGTTCCGCCCGTCGCGGTGTTGCTGGCTCCACTCCCGGTCATGCTGCTGGTCATTCGGTGGGGCCTGCGCACGGCGGTGCTCGCTGCCGTCGTCGCCGGCTTGATCCTTCTCCAGTTTTTCGGCCCGCTGGTCGCGGTGTCCATAACGGTGATCTTCGCTCCCATCGGATTGGCCCTCGGCTGGGGGGTGCGGCGGGGAGTCGGCGCCCAGGTGACCGTCCTCGCGGGATCCGCGGCATTTCTGCTCTCGACGATCGGGACATTTGCGCTGACCACGTTCGTGCTTCACCAGGATCTCCTTGGCCAGCTGATTCAGGCACAGGGCCAAGGGATGCACCAGTCGGTGGCGTTGCTCGAGCGGTTCGGGGCGCCACAGGAAAAGATCGACGAAATCCGCCTCCTGGCGGACGCCCAGTGCTGGGAGCACCATTGCTTCCCTCCTCCCATGGAGCAGTCCCTACGGACCGTCGTCCCTGTCGGAGTGGCGCTCGGAGCGCTCTTCTGGGGATATTTGTGTTACACGCTGGGACGGTCGGTCTTCCGCCGGATCGGCTACGAGATCCCCGCGGTTCAGCCGATGCTCACCTGGCGACTGCCGCGCCGCCTCGCCATGACGCTGGTCTGGATCAGCGCCGGGCTTTCCGGAGCAGGCCTGTTCCCCGACCTCAGCGGTATGGTGCTGAGCGCGGTGCTGTGGTTCCCCGACCTCAGCGGTATGGTGCTGAGCGCGGTGCTCCTCAACCTTTTCGTGTTTGGCTTCCAAGGCGCGCTGGTCGCCGTTGTGTGGATGAACAGACGGCAGTTCTCCCGGGCGATGCAGATCATCGCCTTCGCGGCACTCATCTCGATGCAGGCGGGCCTGGCGCTCTTTGGACTCGCGATCCTGGGCATGCTCGACACCTGGTATGACTTCCGTCGCCTCACGAGTTCGCCAGGTGCCAACCCTCAGCCGGTGCCCCAGCCGATCGCCCCGCCGGAGCGATCAGCACGAGGACCACGGGCCAAGGCGGCGCATCCCCAATGA
- the rpsR gene encoding 30S ribosomal protein S18, producing the protein MPEVKDRESRPRRDYRRRPKRKVCSFCAEKSTFIDYKDVNRLRRFVTERGKILPRRVSGNCARHQRTLAVAIKRARELALLPYTGE; encoded by the coding sequence ATGCCGGAAGTCAAAGACAGGGAATCACGGCCGCGTCGCGATTACCGGCGGCGCCCCAAGCGGAAAGTCTGTTCGTTCTGCGCTGAGAAATCAACGTTCATCGATTACAAGGATGTGAACCGGCTGCGCCGGTTCGTCACCGAGCGGGGAAAGATCCTTCCGCGCCGCGTCTCAGGCAACTGCGCCCGACACCAGCGCACCCTCGCGGTTGCCATCAAGCGGGCGCGCGAATTGGCCCTCCTTCCCTACACCGGTGAGTGA
- the rpsF gene encoding 30S ribosomal protein S6 produces the protein MGTYEIVAVLRPDLDEEGLVAALDRIKQRIAEHGGSVTSMDRWGKRKLAYPIQKHRDGYYALFVFTLDPGHITPLRQILGLNEDLFRFAFASHHAKPVPAAPASSSPAAPVAVPAATPAPAAPSASGAREGPAAPAETPHV, from the coding sequence GTGGGCACTTACGAGATCGTTGCGGTGCTGCGGCCTGATCTCGACGAGGAGGGGTTGGTCGCCGCCCTCGATCGCATCAAGCAGCGCATCGCCGAGCACGGCGGTAGCGTCACGTCGATGGACCGCTGGGGCAAGCGGAAGCTCGCGTACCCCATCCAGAAACACCGCGACGGTTACTATGCGCTCTTCGTGTTCACCCTCGACCCCGGCCACATTACTCCCCTCAGGCAGATTCTTGGGCTGAACGAAGACCTGTTTCGGTTCGCCTTCGCGTCCCACCATGCCAAACCGGTCCCTGCGGCGCCGGCAAGCTCAAGCCCTGCCGCGCCTGTAGCCGTCCCCGCGGCCACCCCGGCACCCGCCGCTCCCTCCGCATCGGGCGCGCGCGAAGGCCCTGCGGCCCCGGCGGAGACCCCGCATGTATAA